A single genomic interval of Malania oleifera isolate guangnan ecotype guangnan chromosome 11, ASM2987363v1, whole genome shotgun sequence harbors:
- the LOC131167367 gene encoding remorin 4.1: protein MTSNSTDHPRSSNRTAIEDDHEDDLSIRDIHALTPPHPPPPPPTRLRRRDPSAWETGSHRSSLSAGSDGAASSDNFTTMSNEFSALVLAGSALGGAAGDPDGAGNNLGRIGEEEEEEETNPLAIVPDSGRRLEAAAASPRQGRTAAGGGEVTVERVKKEEVETKIRAWETEEVAKVNNRYKREEAVINGWENEQVQKATSWMSKVERKLEEKRARALEKMQNEIARARRKAEERRASAEAKRGTKAAKVLDIANLMKAVGKAPTKRSFF from the exons ATGACGTCAAACAGCACCGATCACCCGAGGAGTTCCAACCGAACCGCCATAGAAGACGACCACGAGGACGACCTCAGCATCAGAGACATCCACGCCCTGACCCCACCTCACCCCCCTCCGCCGCCGCCCACCCGCCTCCGACGGAGAGACCCATCAGCTTGGGAGACCGGCAGCCACCGCTCCTCCCTCTCCGCAGGCAGCGACGGCGCCGCGTCCAGCGACAACTTCACCACCATGAGCAACGAATTCAGCGCCCTCGTCCTCGCCGGATCGGCGCTGGGTGGAGCCGCTGGCGACCCCGACGGTGCCGGGAACAACCTGGGGAGGATcggagaggaggaggaggaggaggagacgAACCCGCTGGCCATCGTGCCGGACAGCGGGAGGAGATTGGAGGCGGCGGCGGCGTCGCCGAGACAGGGGAGGACGGCAGCGGGGGGAGGAGAGGTGACGGTGGAGAGAGTGAAGAAGGAGGAGGTGGAGACGAAGATAAGGGCGTGGGAGACGGAGGAGGTGGCGAAGGTGAACAATAGGTATAAGAGGGAAGAAGCTGTAATCAACGGGTGGGAGAACGAGCAGGTGCAGAAGGCTACCTCCTGGATGAGCAAAGTTGAG AGGAAATTAGAGGAGAAGAGAGCCAGAGCACTGGAGAAGATGCAGAATGAAATTGCAAGAGCACGCAGAAAAGCAGAGGAGAGAAGAGCATCAGCTGAGGCCAAGAGAGGAACCAAAGCGGCCAAGGTTCTCGACATTGCCAATTTGATGAAAGCTGTTGGAAAGGCTCCCACCAAACGCTCCTTCTTCTAA
- the LOC131167368 gene encoding pentatricopeptide repeat-containing protein At2g33680-like: MYALLPTPLLASPPNPQLSVPPLKTKPFSKSLSSSCKLLHGTQNPNASTTQFAEISKVSACDQTSLLNDWPQLLQISIGSGDFLLGQAIHAFLVKWGCQNDNFQGNNMVNFYGKFKRLDDAQQVFDEMLVRNTISWTSLLKGYLQINDVESVFLIAREMYGSEEEFNEHTCSVILQACNSLEDLVQGEQIHGFVIKCGFGENVIVGTSLVSMYLRSGYLDDAEKVFDDMAYKDVRCLNFMITEYRNAGCGEKAIQSFLHLLDAGLEPNDYTFTNIISSCYNDMGVKEGRQLHGLATKYGVVCETSVGNAVISMYSKHGMVEEAEKMFCRMDERNLISWTALLSGYVKNGCSQKALVGFLEILQHGIYCDSSCLVTVLDGCSECKNLELGCQIHGLVMKLGYLSDVNVGTALIDLYAKSRNQKSVKLIFNGLSSQNTASFNAVLSFFMDTDGDNEEDAFDLFNILRLAGLEPDSVTFARLLSLSADQACLVRGRSLHGYAIKTGFENDVPIGNAVITMYAKCGCIEDAYRMFECMESHDCISWNAIISAYALHGQGRSVILLFEEMKKAGFLPDGITILAVLQACNYSGLSEYGVCLFNDMKPKYGIWPVLEHFACMVDLLGRAGHLSKAMDFINQSPFPDSPLLWRTLVHVCKLHQELSIGKMASERLLDLVPREAGSYMLVSNMYAGGGMLDEAAKVRTIMNKLKVSKEAGYSWIEIDDKVHQFLASSKDHPESGEIYSNLDLLGSEMKCICNDRTDIQMISDLD, from the coding sequence ATGTACGCTCTTCTCCCCACCCCCTTGCTTGCTTCTCCTCCAAACCCTCAACTCTCCGTCCCTCCGCTGAAAACAAAACCATTCAGTAAGAGCTTGAGTTCCTCTTGTAAACTCTTGCATGGTACGCAAAACCCAAATGCCAGTACAACCCAATTTGCTGAGATTTCCAAAGTTTCAGCCTGTGACCAAACATCTCTTCTCAATGACTGGCCTCAGCTCCTCCAAATCTCAATTGGGTCTGGAGATTTCTTGCTGGGTCAAGCAATTCATGCGTTTTTAGTGAAATGGGGTTGTCAAAATGACAACTTTCAGGGCAATAATATGGTGAACTTTTATGGGAAATTCAAAAGATTGGACGATGCACAACAGGTGTTCGATGAAATGCTTGTTAGAAACACAATCTCTTGGACCTCACTACTAAAGGGGTATTTGCAGATTAATGATGTTGAATCTGTCTTTCTCATTGCGCGTGAAATGTATGGGTCTGAAGAAGAGTTCAATGAACATACGTGCTCTGTGATATTGCAGGCGTGTAACTCGCTTGAGGATCTTGTTCAAGGGGAACAGATTCATGGTTTTGTGATAAAATGTGGGTTTGGGGAGAACGTGATTGTGGGTACTTCTTTGGTTTCAATGTATTTGAGAAGCGGTTACTTGGACGATGCGGAGAAAGTGTTTGATGATATGGCTTACAAGGATGTCCGGTGTTTGAATTTCATGATTACAGAATACAGGAATGCAGGATGTGGGGAGAAAGCAATTCAGAGCTTTCTTCATTTGCTAGATGCTGGTTTGGAGCCAAATGATTATACATTTACCAATATAATTAGTTCTTGTTATAATGACATGGGTGTGAAGGAAGGTAGGCAATTACATGGGCTTGCCACTAAGTATGGTGTTGTGTGTGAAACCTCAGTTGGAAATGCAGTAATCTCAATGTACAGCAAACATGGGATGGTTGAAGAAGCTGAGAAAATGTTCTGTAGGATGGATGAGaggaatttgatttcttggaCTGCACTTCTCTCAGGGTATGTGAAGAATGGCTGCAGCCAAAAAGCCCTTGTTGGTTTTCTAGAAATTCTCCAGCATGGAATTTACTGTGATTCTAGCTGTTTAGTTACAGTGCTTGATGGCTGTTCAGAGTGCAAAAATTTGGAACTGGGATGTCAAATCCATGGACTTGTAATGAAGCTTGGGTACCTCTCTGATGTCAATGTTGGTACTGCTTTAATAGATTTGTATGCCAAAAGCCGAAATCAGAAGTCTGTAAAACTGATTTTTAATGGTCTCTCAAGTCAAAATACTGCTTCTTTCAATGcagttctttctttttttatggATACAGATGGAGATAATGAAGAAGATGCTTTTGATTTGTTTAACATATTGAGATTAGCTGGTTTGGAACCGGATTCAGTAACTTTCGCACGACTTCTTAGTTTATCTGCTGATCAAGCTTGTTTAGTTAGGGGCAGAAGCCTTCACGGCTATGCCATTAAAACTGGATTTGAAAACGATGTTCCTATTGGTAATGCTGTTATTACAATGTATGCCAAATGTGGTTGCATTGAAGATGCTTATCGAATGTTTGAATGTATGGAGAGCCATGATTGCATATCTTGGAATGCTATTATCTCTGCATATGCCCTTCATGGGCAAGGCAGGAGTGTAATTTTGCTCTTTGAAGAAATGAAGAAAGCAGGATTTCTTCCTGATGGGATCACAATATTGGCTGTTTTACAAGCTTGCAATTACTCTGGTTTATCGGAGTATGGGGTTTGCTTATTCAATGATATGAAGCCAAAATATGGGATTTGGCCAGTGCTTGAGCACTTCGCTTGCATGGTTGATCTTTTGGGACGGGCTGGGCATTTGTCAAAAGCCATGGATTTCATTAACCAAAGCCCATTTCCGGACTCACCCCTGCTTTGGAGAACTTTGGTCCATGTCTGTAAGCTACATCAAGAGTTGAGTATAGGAAAGATGGCTTCGGAACGTTTGCTTGACCTTGTGCCCAGAGAAGCTGGCTCTTACATGCTCGTTTCAAATATGTATGCCGGAGGAGGAATGTTAGATGAGGCAGCCAAGGTGAGAACAATTATGAACAAACTGAAGGTTAGTAAAGAAGCAGGTTACAGCTGGATTGAGATTGATGATAAGGTTCATCAGTTTTTGGCAAGCAGCAAAGATCACCCAGAGAGTGGAGAAATTTACTCTAACTTGGATTTACTAGGGTCCGAGATGAAATGTATATGTAATGACAGAACTGATATTCAGATGATCAGTGATCTAGATTAA